One stretch of Aquimarina sp. Aq107 DNA includes these proteins:
- the ggt gene encoding gamma-glutamyltransferase, translating into MKNSVLFIFYLFFISKCIVAQDRITGESFATRSVVLGQNGMVATSHPLATQIGLDILKKGGNAIDAAIAANAALGLMEPTGCGIGGDLFAIVWDGKTKKLYGLNASGRSPKNLTLDYFKKHNMSKIPSHGALPVSVPGAVDGWFELHQKFGSKSMEEILAPAIDYAEKGFPLTELIAWYLQRSIPFFESKGFPNIVDTYKSQNGGKLPNEGEIYKNPYLASTYRKIAKNGRDAFYKGDIAQIISDFIQKQGGFLSVQDLSDHNSEWVEPVSINYRGYDIWELPPNGQGIAALQMLQILKGYDFSDIEFGSVEHLHLFTEAKKLAFEDRAKYYADMDFFDVPLKELLSDDYANKRRKKIGKRAGTYNAGEISAGETIYMTVADNQGTMVSLIQSNYRGMGSGMAPPKLGFMLQDRGELFSLKKGQANTYAPGKRPFHTIIPAFITKNDTPYVSFGVMGGDFQPMGHTQIVMNLVDFGMNIQEAGDAPRWDHTGGASPMGQTTKNTGSIRVESGIPYTTLRGLMNKGHKIGTARGIYGGYQAILWDDNNKVYHGASESRKDGQAAGY; encoded by the coding sequence GTGAAAAACTCAGTTCTCTTTATCTTCTACCTCTTTTTTATTTCTAAATGTATTGTTGCTCAAGACCGTATTACTGGTGAATCATTCGCAACACGTTCGGTAGTATTAGGACAAAATGGAATGGTAGCTACTAGTCATCCGTTAGCTACTCAAATAGGGCTTGATATTCTGAAAAAAGGCGGTAATGCGATTGATGCAGCAATAGCTGCAAATGCTGCTTTAGGACTTATGGAACCAACAGGTTGTGGTATTGGGGGAGATCTTTTTGCTATTGTTTGGGATGGAAAGACTAAAAAGTTATATGGTCTTAATGCCAGTGGTCGTTCTCCCAAAAATCTGACATTAGATTATTTCAAAAAACATAATATGTCCAAAATTCCATCGCATGGTGCATTGCCCGTAAGTGTTCCTGGTGCCGTTGATGGTTGGTTTGAACTTCATCAAAAGTTTGGATCAAAATCAATGGAAGAGATTCTAGCTCCAGCTATTGACTACGCAGAAAAAGGTTTTCCACTTACAGAACTTATAGCTTGGTATTTACAGCGTAGTATCCCATTTTTTGAATCTAAAGGGTTTCCTAATATTGTAGATACTTATAAGTCCCAAAATGGAGGTAAATTACCTAATGAAGGTGAAATTTATAAAAACCCATATTTAGCAAGTACTTATAGAAAAATAGCTAAAAACGGACGTGATGCCTTTTATAAAGGAGATATTGCTCAAATCATCAGTGATTTTATACAGAAACAAGGAGGTTTTCTTTCCGTACAAGATCTTTCTGATCATAACTCGGAGTGGGTAGAACCAGTATCTATTAATTATAGAGGATATGATATTTGGGAACTACCACCTAATGGTCAAGGAATTGCAGCCCTGCAAATGCTACAAATTTTAAAAGGTTATGATTTTTCTGATATTGAGTTCGGCAGTGTAGAACATCTTCATTTATTTACAGAGGCAAAAAAACTAGCTTTTGAAGACCGAGCAAAATACTATGCGGATATGGATTTTTTTGATGTTCCTTTAAAAGAATTGCTTTCTGATGATTATGCTAATAAAAGAAGAAAAAAAATTGGCAAACGGGCAGGAACATATAATGCAGGTGAAATTTCTGCTGGAGAAACTATTTATATGACAGTAGCCGATAATCAAGGTACTATGGTATCATTGATACAAAGCAATTATCGAGGAATGGGTTCGGGTATGGCACCACCAAAATTAGGTTTTATGTTGCAAGATAGAGGTGAGTTATTTAGTTTAAAAAAAGGCCAAGCAAATACGTATGCACCAGGAAAAAGACCTTTTCATACTATTATTCCTGCTTTTATTACTAAAAATGATACTCCTTATGTAAGTTTTGGTGTAATGGGAGGTGATTTTCAGCCTATGGGTCATACACAAATAGTGATGAATCTTGTTGATTTTGGTATGAATATCCAAGAAGCTGGTGACGCTCCACGATGGGATCATACTGGTGGCGCCAGTCCGATGGGGCAGACTACTAAAAACACAGGTAGTATACGGGTAGAATCTGGAATACCCTATACTACTTTACGAGGGTTAATGAATAAGGGACATAAAATAGGGACTGCTAGAGGAATTTATGGCGGGTATCAAGCAATTTTATGGGATGATAACAATAAGGTCTATCACGGAGCTTCTGAAAGTCGTAAAGATGGACAAGCAGCAGGATATTAA
- a CDS encoding amidohydrolase family protein, translated as MKNTRYIILIMIFICVFTIDAQTYKVKEQEQIKAFVNVNVLTMQDSITKMSQTVIVENDKIIALGNSNDINIPDNAKIIDGEHKKYLIPGLTDTHVHLHRKKSEEWMRSYVVNGVTTVLNLGGSKRVLKLRAQIKDKQITGPDIYTAGRGGVVKELNRPQYKKVTLDKIEERIIEDKAKGYDFIKIYGKMTIPQFEHMMKIAKREGIHAMGHIPRNLTADDALRIGQKSMAHTEEFIYTQFTEFDEQEVKDFATKAAEENIWLIANIIAYEKIELTWGKPQVMDSILRLPETKRLHPKIQRIYKADWYGSRDVKSRPYIEKVYKFYFPIVKHFHNAGVNILVGTDTAFPAAAPGESAIDEMKNLVKAGLTNYEALKAGTANAGLYINNFIDNNYYVGKIKDGYTAHMILLPSNPLDDLDILKEPEGVMLRGHWFNSIDLKEMVHWDN; from the coding sequence CAAGAACAGATTAAAGCATTTGTTAACGTAAACGTTTTAACAATGCAAGATTCTATTACCAAAATGTCACAAACAGTTATTGTAGAAAATGATAAAATTATTGCATTAGGTAATAGTAACGATATTAACATACCAGATAACGCAAAAATAATTGATGGTGAACATAAAAAATATCTCATCCCAGGTTTAACTGACACCCATGTTCATTTACATCGCAAAAAATCAGAAGAATGGATGCGTTCATATGTTGTAAATGGTGTTACTACCGTTTTAAATTTAGGAGGCTCAAAGAGGGTTTTAAAACTAAGAGCGCAAATTAAGGATAAGCAAATTACAGGACCAGATATTTATACTGCAGGTAGAGGTGGAGTTGTAAAAGAGTTGAATAGACCACAATATAAAAAAGTAACATTAGATAAAATAGAAGAACGAATTATCGAAGACAAGGCAAAAGGATATGATTTTATAAAAATATACGGGAAAATGACCATACCACAATTTGAACATATGATGAAAATTGCTAAAAGAGAAGGTATTCATGCAATGGGACATATTCCAAGAAACTTAACCGCTGATGATGCATTACGAATTGGTCAAAAATCTATGGCTCATACCGAGGAATTTATTTATACTCAGTTTACAGAATTTGATGAGCAAGAAGTAAAAGATTTTGCCACAAAAGCTGCAGAAGAGAACATATGGTTAATTGCAAATATTATTGCTTATGAAAAAATAGAACTTACTTGGGGGAAACCACAAGTAATGGATTCGATTTTACGATTGCCCGAAACTAAAAGGTTACATCCTAAAATTCAAAGGATTTATAAAGCTGATTGGTATGGGTCCAGAGATGTAAAGAGTAGGCCTTATATAGAGAAAGTTTATAAATTTTACTTTCCAATTGTAAAACATTTTCATAATGCTGGAGTTAATATTCTTGTAGGCACAGATACTGCATTTCCAGCTGCTGCACCAGGAGAATCTGCAATTGATGAGATGAAAAATTTGGTTAAAGCTGGATTAACAAATTACGAAGCTTTAAAAGCCGGAACGGCTAATGCTGGATTATATATCAATAATTTTATCGATAACAATTATTATGTAGGCAAAATAAAAGACGGTTATACTGCTCATATGATATTACTTCCATCAAATCCTCTTGATGATCTCGATATCTTGAAAGAACCGGAAGGAGTGATGCTAAGAGGCCATTGGTTTAATTCAATTGATTTAAAAGAAATGGTACATTGGGATAATTAA
- a CDS encoding acyltransferase — protein sequence MNTTKRRYDLDWWRVISIFLVFLHHIGMPFNGDDFHIMNTESSKLLDDIMVFFEQFRLPLLFIISGTGTIFAFSKRNWIQFTKERTIRLIVPLIFGVLVIVPPQTYIENIGSYSSFIDFYKNILEHLEVNHLWFIENLFYLSIGCIPIIIWIKSSYAKSFKTLLDVFCAKPLGIFLLVLPLIIIKIVTKHYFPEDDKSITNLSSTLFYGYFFLAGIIIASRPTLWDSLKKYRKYNAFIALIATLLFYIYYFLPNHIAATYWDISTRWDIWYGLTALVGWTIIITMLGYGQIWLHKPSTLLNTLNKGIYPFYILHQTVIIVIGYYILQESWSISIKLLILAITSFIIIISVYKFLVYPFRIPRFLFGMKKNK from the coding sequence ATGAATACAACCAAAAGACGATATGACTTAGATTGGTGGCGTGTAATCTCCATCTTCTTAGTTTTTTTACATCATATAGGAATGCCATTTAACGGTGATGACTTTCACATTATGAATACCGAATCTAGTAAACTGTTAGATGATATTATGGTGTTTTTCGAACAATTTAGACTACCATTATTATTCATTATTTCGGGAACAGGAACGATCTTTGCATTTTCTAAACGTAACTGGATTCAATTTACTAAGGAGCGTACAATCCGACTTATAGTACCATTAATTTTTGGAGTATTAGTAATTGTCCCTCCACAAACTTATATAGAAAATATTGGATCTTATTCTTCATTTATAGATTTCTATAAAAATATTTTAGAACATTTAGAGGTCAATCATCTCTGGTTCATAGAAAATCTATTTTACTTATCTATTGGCTGCATTCCAATTATTATTTGGATAAAATCTTCTTATGCTAAATCATTCAAAACGTTGTTAGATGTCTTTTGTGCTAAACCTTTAGGAATATTTCTTTTAGTGTTACCATTAATCATTATTAAAATAGTAACTAAACATTATTTTCCTGAAGATGACAAATCCATAACAAACCTCTCCTCTACACTATTTTACGGATATTTTTTCCTAGCCGGTATTATCATAGCAAGTAGACCTACATTATGGGATTCATTAAAAAAATACCGCAAATACAACGCATTTATAGCACTTATTGCTACATTATTATTTTATATATATTATTTTCTTCCAAATCATATAGCTGCAACTTATTGGGATATATCAACACGTTGGGATATTTGGTATGGTTTAACTGCGCTTGTAGGTTGGACGATAATTATTACAATGTTAGGATATGGACAAATTTGGCTACATAAACCTAGTACTTTATTGAATACTCTTAACAAGGGTATTTACCCTTTTTACATACTACATCAAACAGTTATTATCGTTATTGGATATTATATATTACAGGAATCTTGGAGTATATCTATCAAACTATTAATTCTAGCAATCACATCCTTTATCATCATTATATCTGTATATAAGTTTCTTGTATATCCTTTTAGGATTCCTAGATTTCTTTTCGGAATGAAAAAAAACAAATAA